GGAGCCGGTCGCGCGGAAGTTGATGGTCGGGAAGAAGTGGGTGCGGAAAGCCTGGGTCTTCTCGTGGGCCTTCTCCGCTTCGAGACCGGAGATCCTGACCTCCCGGTTGTTCGCGATCGCCTGGGCGATGGCCTGCTCCAGCGTGAGGACGCCGGCGTCCTCACCCGGGAGCGGGTTCGCGGGCAGAAGCGGGACGGAGGCCAGGAGGACCGCGGCGATCCAGAACATCCCTGACAGTGGCTTGCGATCGGTTTTCATCTTTCCCCTTCACGCGTGCAATTCATTGAGGAGCGGATTATACCCGAGCCTCCAGCCGGAGCGAAACAACTTTTCTCCACGGCGGAACAATCTTTCGCTCACGTGACTTGAGGCACAGGAAGCGGACCGGGGACCGGCCCGGGCCCCGAAGCGAATCGGAATCGCCGGGAGCGCCCGTCGGGGTTGCAGGGAAGGGCCGGTTGGGGTAAAGTAGCGCTTCAGGGCCGGGAGCGAAGACCGCGCGATCCCGGGCAAGGAGGGCCCCGGAGCCCCGATTGCGAGCGAAGGGCGGCGAATCGCCTTTCGGCGGCCCTTCATCCCGAACCGCGGCGCGGGTTATGCGCCGGCGGCGGGGTGACGTCACCACAGGGGAGGAGCGCCATGAGCCTGGAGATCGCCCGCGAAGTGCTGCAGGTGGAGGCGGAAGCCATCCTGACGGTGAGAAACCGGCTGGACGGGCGTTTCGTGCGGGCCGTGGACCTCCTCGAGCAGTGCCGGGGACGCATCGTGACCACCGGAATGGGCAAGTCGGGCATCATCGCCCGCAAGCTGGCCGCCACCTTCGCCAGCACCGGGTCGCCCTCGCTGTTCATGCACCCGGCGGAAGCCATCCACGGGGACCTGGGCATGCTGTGCCGGGGGGACGTGGTGGTGGCGCTCTCCCACTCCGGCGAAACCGCGGAGATCCTCCGGGTGGTGGAGTATCTCAAGCGGCTGGACATTCCCCTCCTGGTCCTGTCGGGGTGCCCCGAATCGAGCCTGGGCCGCGCCGCCGAGGTCTGCCTCGACGCCGGGGTCGCCCGGGAGGCCTGCCCGCTGGGCCTGGCCCCCACCGCCAGCACCTCGGCCTCCCTGGCCCTGGGGGACGCCCTCGCGGTGGCGCTCTCCGTGCGCAAGGGGTTCCGGGTGGACGACTTCGCGGCCCTTCACCCCGGCGGGAAGCTGGGGAAGCGTTTCCTGCGCATCCGGGACCTCATGCGCACGGGGGAGGCCGTCCCGGGGGTCCGTCTCGACACGCGCATGCGGGACGTCGTCTTCGTCATGTCCGACAAGCGCATGGGGATCACCGCCGTCACCGACGCGGAGGGGGTCCTTCGGGGCGCCATCTCGGACGGCGACCTGCGCCGCCTCCTGGCGCGCTGCCCCGATCTCCTCGACCGGGAGGCCGGTTCGTGCATGACCCCCGACCCGAAGACCGTCCCCGCGGACGAACTGGCCACCCAGGCCCTGGCCATCATGGAGCGCAACCGCATCACCTCGCTGTTCATCACCGACCCGGAAGGCCGCCTGGAGGGCGCCATTCACCTCCACGACCTCTGGGGGACCGAGCTGTTCTGAGGTCCCCGCCGTGAACCTCATCAGCGACAACGTCGTTCTCAACGCCCAGAGCATCCTCTACCTGGTGCTGTTCACCCTCGGCCTGGCCATCGGCGGCATCCTGCTCCGGGAGCAGGGTCGGAGGGTGCCGGGCAACCGGCTGCTGGCGGCCTACTTCGCCTGCGGGAGCGGCTGGGCCGGCTCCGGCTTCCTGGTGACGTCGTCCTTCTTCAGCGGCTGGAACCTGGTGCAGTACACGTTCATGCTGCTCGGCGGGGTGTTCCTTCTCCGTTTCGCCTGCGGCCTCCCGGGTTCCTCTCCCGGTCTCGAACGGGAGACCCGCCTGGTGCGGGGCGCCGGGTGGCTGATCGGGACCTTCGGGGTCGGGCAGGTCCTCCTCTGTCCGACGAGCGGCCCCGGTTTCGTGACCGTGCGGGCCGTGGACCTCGCCCTCCTGGTGCTGCAGTTCCTGGGGTGCGTGCAGGTCCTGCTCTGGAAGGCCGTCCGGCTCTCGCGGGTCCCCCCTCCCGGCGAGCCGGCGGCGCCGTCGTCCGCCGGGACCTGGGAGTGCATCGCCCGCCCGTCCGGCGGCTCCGCCCGGATGTCCCGCGCCTATGCCCTGGCCTTGGCCCTGCCCTTCCTGCTCGCGGTCTGGGCGCTCCTCTTCCACGGCGTCCTGGCACCCCTCCGGATGGTGTCCTACCTCACGTACACCCTCTCCCTGTGCCTGGGCTGCCTGGCCTTCGTCTTCACCTTCGTGCTGACGCACCTCAACTACGCCCCCGCCTCCAGCAACCTGAAAACCAAGATCCTGCTCAGCCCGCTGGTCACCCTCTTCGCCGTGGTGGGGCCGCTGGGGCAGGTCCTGGTTAGCCTTCACACCGAGCGCTTCGTCGACCGGGTCGCTCCCGACGCCCGGCAGGCGTCGAGCCTTTGCGACCGCGGACGGGCCGCGGACCCCCGGGAGTTCCCGGTGTCGGTCGCCTTCGTCGTGGAGCGGCCGGGCGGGTCCGACGCCGGGGTGACGGGCCGGGCGGTTTTCAACCGCGCCGGATTGTCCCGCGACCCCCTCGAGGTGCTGAACGCCAAGAAGGTCCTCCTCGGACCGGGTTTTCTCGCTCGCCTGACGGCCCCTGACGGTTCCCGCCACCCCTTCTTCGTGACCGTGGCCCCGTCGGGGGGGCGGGACCTGTGGGTGGGGTTCCCGGCGCGGGAAATCCACGCCGACCTCGGCACCGTGGGGGGCGGGATCCTGGTGGGGATGGCCGGTGGCGTCGTCCTCATCCTGATGGTGTTTCCCGCCTTCTTCCGGATCGGGCTCGTGGAACCCCTCGAACGGCTGATGGCTGGCGTGCGCCAGGTCGAGGAGGGGAAGCTGGACGTCGTCGTCCCGGTCCGGTACCCCGACGAGATCGGTTTCCTGACCCGGGCCTTCAACGGGATGGTGGCTTCCATCGGCCGGATGCGGAGTTCGCTCCGCGACGCCAACGCCGAACTGGAGGCGCGCGTCCTGGAACGGACCGCCGAGCTGTCGGAGGCCAACCGGAGGCTTGAGCGCAACGCCGCCGAGATGGAGGCGGCCAACGGCGAGCTGGACGCCTTCGCGCACACCGTAGCCCACGATCTCAAGTCCCCCCTGACCGCTCTGGTCGGGTACGGCTCCCTCCTGGAGAACTGCCTGGAAGGCATGACCTGCCAGGAGATCCGGGAGAACCTGACGGGGATCTGCCAGGCGGGGACGAAGATGACCAGCATCATCAACGAACTCCTGCTGCTGG
The Acidobacteriota bacterium genome window above contains:
- a CDS encoding KpsF/GutQ family sugar-phosphate isomerase; translated protein: MSLEIAREVLQVEAEAILTVRNRLDGRFVRAVDLLEQCRGRIVTTGMGKSGIIARKLAATFASTGSPSLFMHPAEAIHGDLGMLCRGDVVVALSHSGETAEILRVVEYLKRLDIPLLVLSGCPESSLGRAAEVCLDAGVAREACPLGLAPTASTSASLALGDALAVALSVRKGFRVDDFAALHPGGKLGKRFLRIRDLMRTGEAVPGVRLDTRMRDVVFVMSDKRMGITAVTDAEGVLRGAISDGDLRRLLARCPDLLDREAGSCMTPDPKTVPADELATQALAIMERNRITSLFITDPEGRLEGAIHLHDLWGTELF
- a CDS encoding HAMP domain-containing histidine kinase; its protein translation is MNLISDNVVLNAQSILYLVLFTLGLAIGGILLREQGRRVPGNRLLAAYFACGSGWAGSGFLVTSSFFSGWNLVQYTFMLLGGVFLLRFACGLPGSSPGLERETRLVRGAGWLIGTFGVGQVLLCPTSGPGFVTVRAVDLALLVLQFLGCVQVLLWKAVRLSRVPPPGEPAAPSSAGTWECIARPSGGSARMSRAYALALALPFLLAVWALLFHGVLAPLRMVSYLTYTLSLCLGCLAFVFTFVLTHLNYAPASSNLKTKILLSPLVTLFAVVGPLGQVLVSLHTERFVDRVAPDARQASSLCDRGRAADPREFPVSVAFVVERPGGSDAGVTGRAVFNRAGLSRDPLEVLNAKKVLLGPGFLARLTAPDGSRHPFFVTVAPSGGRDLWVGFPAREIHADLGTVGGGILVGMAGGVVLILMVFPAFFRIGLVEPLERLMAGVRQVEEGKLDVVVPVRYPDEIGFLTRAFNGMVASIGRMRSSLRDANAELEARVLERTAELSEANRRLERNAAEMEAANGELDAFAHTVAHDLKSPLTALVGYGSLLENCLEGMTCQEIRENLTGICQAGTKMTSIINELLLLAQTRKMETIPRKILDMSAVVSEALKRIAVPPDFPRPEILQPASWPRVLGYGPWVEEVWVNYLSNAVMYGGDPPVVELGWDPPADPAETPAGGDGIFPLVRFWVRDNGQGLTRDEQSRLFLPFTRLEQARLHGHGLGLSIVRRIVEKLGGKVGVDSWPGRGSIFFFTLPTVSGKDTGAAEA